One segment of Mycolicibacterium sp. YH-1 DNA contains the following:
- a CDS encoding TetR/AcrR family transcriptional regulator, with protein sequence MSDPRASARQEPSDPRASARPYATLLAKGDDRKQRILAIAERLVTRNGWRNTSLAQIAKEAGVSPAGLLHHFESKEQLLNAVLDARDADDDTHADRTGDLITEICRVAERFNRAPELLGTFTVLLIENIDPDAPLHDRLLKRQQAAVDIVADLIRAGQARGRYRADLDPAVKAIEILAFVNGMETAWLLDPSIPLNDVFKGYAETLDRDFTPQTAREQSADLNRNST encoded by the coding sequence CTGTCCGATCCTCGCGCAAGCGCTCGTCAGGAGCCGTCTGATCCTCGCGCAAGCGCTCGTCCGTACGCCACGTTGCTCGCGAAGGGTGATGACCGCAAGCAGCGGATCCTGGCGATCGCCGAGCGCCTGGTGACCCGCAACGGCTGGCGCAACACGTCGCTCGCTCAGATCGCCAAGGAAGCCGGTGTCAGCCCGGCGGGCCTGCTGCACCACTTCGAATCCAAGGAACAACTCCTCAACGCGGTGCTCGACGCCCGCGATGCCGATGACGACACCCACGCCGACCGCACCGGAGATCTGATCACCGAGATCTGCAGGGTCGCCGAGCGCTTCAATCGCGCGCCGGAACTGCTCGGCACATTCACCGTGCTCCTGATCGAGAACATCGATCCGGACGCACCGCTGCACGATCGCCTGCTCAAGCGTCAGCAGGCGGCCGTCGATATCGTCGCGGACCTCATCCGCGCAGGTCAGGCCCGTGGGCGTTACCGCGCGGACCTTGACCCGGCCGTCAAGGCCATTGAGATTCTGGCATTCGTCAACGGAATGGAGACCGCATGGCTTCTCGATCCTTCGATACCTCTGAACGACGTGTTCAAGGGGTACGCCGAGACACTGGACCGCGACTTCACGCCGCAGACAGCCCGCGAGCAGAGCGCGGATCTCAACCGGAACTCGACGTGA
- a CDS encoding acyl-CoA dehydrogenase family protein, protein MRRDLFTEDHEAFRGLARDFVEKEIVPNYPAWEKGGRMPREAFKQMGALGMLGMAIPEEYGGGGMPDYRYNVVLQEEAARALVTLSTVRTQLEVILPYFLHYANAEQRQRWFPGLADGTLLTAVAMTEPGTGSDLAGVRTTAVRDGDHFVVNGAKTFITGGMQADLVVVVARTSSDPDNRRKGLTLLVVEDGMPGFTRGRELEKMGCKVQDTAELSFVDVRVPMANVLGEEGEAFGYLGHNLAQERLTVAVGSVAQARSAIGAAIEYTQSRKAFGTPVASFQNTKFELAACSTEVEAAQAMLDRAVTLHVDGELSGADAARVKLFCTEMQARVIDRCLQLFGGYGYMMEYPIARLYTDARVARIYAGTSEVMKVIIAKSLGL, encoded by the coding sequence ATGCGCCGAGATCTGTTCACCGAGGACCACGAGGCATTCCGCGGGCTGGCCCGGGACTTCGTCGAGAAGGAGATCGTCCCGAACTACCCGGCCTGGGAGAAGGGCGGTCGCATGCCCCGTGAGGCCTTCAAGCAGATGGGCGCACTGGGCATGCTCGGCATGGCGATCCCGGAGGAGTACGGCGGCGGTGGCATGCCCGACTACCGGTACAACGTGGTGCTGCAGGAGGAGGCGGCCCGCGCTCTGGTGACGCTGTCGACGGTGCGCACCCAGCTCGAGGTGATCCTGCCGTACTTCCTGCACTACGCGAACGCCGAGCAGCGTCAGCGCTGGTTCCCCGGGCTGGCCGACGGCACGCTGCTCACCGCGGTGGCGATGACCGAACCGGGCACCGGCTCGGACCTCGCCGGGGTGCGCACCACCGCTGTCAGGGACGGTGATCACTTCGTCGTCAACGGTGCCAAGACGTTCATCACCGGCGGCATGCAGGCAGACCTCGTCGTCGTCGTCGCCCGCACCTCCAGCGACCCCGACAACCGGCGCAAGGGTCTGACTCTGCTCGTTGTCGAGGACGGGATGCCCGGTTTCACCCGTGGCCGCGAACTCGAGAAGATGGGCTGCAAGGTGCAGGACACCGCGGAGCTGTCCTTCGTCGACGTCCGGGTGCCTATGGCAAACGTGCTGGGGGAGGAGGGCGAGGCGTTCGGCTACCTCGGCCACAACCTGGCGCAGGAGCGGCTCACGGTAGCCGTCGGATCGGTGGCCCAGGCGCGCTCGGCGATCGGCGCAGCCATCGAGTACACGCAGAGCCGCAAGGCCTTCGGCACGCCCGTGGCGTCATTCCAGAACACCAAGTTCGAACTCGCCGCCTGCTCGACCGAGGTCGAGGCCGCCCAGGCAATGCTGGACCGCGCCGTCACGCTGCACGTTGACGGAGAGCTCTCCGGCGCAGACGCCGCACGGGTCAAGCTGTTCTGCACCGAGATGCAGGCCCGAGTCATCGACCGCTGCCTGCAGCTATTCGGCGGCTACGGCTACATGATGGAGTACCCGATCGCCCGGCTGTACACCGACGCCCGCGTGGCGCGGATCTACGCCGGCACCAGCGAGGTCATGAAGGTGATCATCGCGAAATCGCTCGGCCTCTAG